The region CTAGAAAATAACACTATAAAAATTCCTGGCGTTGCTATGCTTCCGGGTCGTTATACTAGTGCAGAAGCTACTATAACAAATGGTTCTGAGACTACAACTAGTAGCGAAGCAAAAGCTAAACTTGCTCCTTTAAGTGAAGCGGGATTAAGTGTAAGCATAGTTGCTGACAAAAATGACAATGGTATTATCTCAAGAGATGAGTCAGGTAGTAAAATTTCAAAGGTTCATGTTTCTATCCCAGGAAGTGTTGTAGCTGGTGATAAGATAGATGTTAAGATAACAAATCCTGATGGATCTACTGCGACTAATCATTACGAAGTTATGAAAAAAGATGTAAATGGAAAAATTACACTTAAAAATTTAGATGATGGTTCTCAACAAACGCTTGATAGAGATAAGCCACTTGATCTCAATGCTACTATCGCAGTTGATAAAGAAACAAAAGCTGAAGTTACCCTAACTGACACATTTGGTGAGAGCAAAACAGTAAGCGATACGGCACATGCTGAAATCGATGCTATAAGAGGTATCATGTTTAATAAAGATATAAAAACCTCAGAAAATGGCGAAAGATCTACTACGGTTAAAGTTTATCTTAATGAAGATGCTAGAAATGGAGATACAGTAGAGTTTAAATACACTGATCCAGACAACCACCATGCACTAACTAAGACTGCAACACATACTTTATCGGCTGAAGATATAACAAAAGGTGTATTCGAGCAATCATTAGATATTAATGCTAGATCAGCTTATGATTTGGAAGTCAAAGCTACTCTTAAGACCTCGGATTCGGATGGCTTAGAGTCTAAATCTTATGAGCCTTATAAACCACTTCATATAGGCGTTGAAAACTATACGGTTAAATTTGACGCAAGTAAAGACATGAAAGGTGGCAAAGGCAACGATACTTTGGTCTTTGATGGCGACAAAGTTAACTTTAACAATATTTCTAATCTTGATTCAAAAGTGGAAAGCTTTGAAAATCTTGAGCTTAAAGGAAAGACAGAGATCAAATTTAATGTACAAAATATCCTTGATATCACTGATAACCCTGATACGGTGCTTAAGATAAAAGGTGGTGATGTTGATGCTAATGGCAATAAAATCACAAAAGTTGATCTAGATCACAAATGGGATCGTGACTCTAACTACGACGCTAGTGGCTTTAAAGGCTACTCAAGCATAGATCAAATAAATGGAAAAACTATCCATATCCAAATAGACGACAAAATCCACACCGATCTTTAATCCCAAAAATGAGTGCGTAAATTCGCACTCATTTCAAACTCAAACTCACATTATTTTTTAAGTCTTGTTTTACTAATATTTGCTCCTTAAAGGAGAAAATATGAAAAATTTAATAGCCGTTATTATAGTTATTGCTGCACTTGCTTTTGGCGCTTTTAAGTATATAAATTCATTTGTTGCACTTGATGAAAATGTAAATGCAAAGTGGTCACAGGTGTTAAATCAATATAAAAGAAGAGCCGAGCTTGTGCCAAATTTAGTTGAAACTGTAAAAGGCTACGCAGCTCATGAGCAAAAAATTTTTGAAGATGTGGCAAATGCTAGAAGTAAGAGCATGCAAGTAAGCGTTGATGCAAGTGGCCTTAGCGATGAAGCTAAGATGAAAGAATTTATGACAGCACAAAGCTCATTTGGTTTGGCTCTTGGTAGGCTTATGGCAGTTAGCGAGAACTATCCAGAGCTAAAAGCAAATCAAAATTTCTTATCTCTTCAGAGTCAGCTTGAAGGTACGCAAAACCGCATAAGCGTAGCAATGCATGATTATATCGAAGCTGTAAAAGAGTATAACGTAGCCCTTAGAAGCTTTCCAAATAAATTTATAGCAAGTGCTTTTTATCCTGAGCTAAAGCCAAAACAAAATCTTGAAATAAGCAACGAAGAGAAGATAAATCCAAAAGTTTCATTTGAGAAATGATGAAGAAAATTTTTGCTCTTTTATTTTTTACATTTTGCTTTTGTTTTGCCATAAATTTTAAAGAGCAGATAAATGATGAGGCTCAAATTTTCTCTAAAAATGAGAAAGCTGAGCTTTTAAACTTAGTGCAAAATTACGAGCAAAATAGTACGACGCAAATTGCTATAGTGACTCTTAAATCACTAGAAAATAAAAGCATAGAAGAGATCTCTCTTGAGGTAGCTAGAGGCTACAAGCTGGGACAAAAACAAAGCAGCAACGGAGTGCTTTTAATAATCGCTCCAAACGAGAGAAAAGTGCGTATAGAAGTTGGTTATGGGCTTGAAGGTGTGCTAACTGACGCTATATCAAGCCAGATCATAAATGATGTGATAGTGCCTAAATTTAAGCAAGGAGATATGGGCGGTGGCGTGATAAATGGCATAAGAGCCATCATAAAAGTAGCTAGTGGTGAAGAATTTGAAAGTATGAGTGATGATGAAGAGATACCGTTTGGAATAGTTGCCTTTTTTGCTGGCATGATCTCGTGTTTTATCTCTGGCTTTTTAGGTAAATTTTTTATGCGAATTGGCTTTAGTGCGTGTTTTGCAGGGCTTACATCTACGGTATTTGAGCAATTTTTTGGCGTGCAAAATTACTTCATTGTCTTTGCCATTGTATTTATAATATTTTTTATTATTTTAAAAAATGCCTTTAAAAAAAATACTCAAAGCAAAAATGCACATAGTGGCTTCAGACGAGATAGATCAGACTCAAATAGCAGTGGCAGTGGCCATTCAAGCAGTTCAAGAGGTGGTGGCTTTAGTGGCGGCGGAGGCGGTTTTGGCGGAGGCGGGGCAAGTGGCAGCTGGTAAAATCTCATCAAAGATTAGCTTGTAAAGCTTAAATCCTTTAAAATATATAAAAACTTAGGAGCAAAGATGCTAGCTAGCGAACTGCTTAAAAGCCATTTTGCTAAATTTGATCTAGTGGCGGTGCTTAGTAAATTTTTAGAGCAAAGTCATTTTAATAGAGAAAAATTTGATCTACTTAAACAAAATAACTTTAAAAATTTAGATAAAAATATAAAGCAAGAGATAGTTGGTACTACTGGTTTTAAAGAGTTTTTTGACGATAAATTTCAGAGCTTTTTATGCGAGCTTATGCAAAGTAAAGTTTTGATTGTTTCTGGCAAAGAGTATAAATTTAGTGAGCTTGAAATTTATACTTGTTTTGACGCAAATACCTACAAAAGGCAGTGTGAGGCAGGAGAGATTTACTTTCACAACTTTGGCTTTGACATATCTTTTAAAAGCGAGCCATCGCTTTATGGTGGCATTTTAGTAAGAAGCCTAAAGCCCTTAAACGGGCAAAATTTTATCTTTGGGCCAAGAAAATGTGCCTTGCATATCTTAAATAGCAAAATTAGTAATTTAAACTTTGATCTAAAAGAGGTTGATTTTAGAAAAGATGAGATTACTTTTACGTCACGTATTAGATCATTTAGTGATAAAAATCAGCAAGAAAATGATTGTCTTAGAGCATTTACTGCTGAGTTTGAAAAAGCCTTAGAGCTTGATGAAAATTATAAAAAGAGATTAAATGCCTATAAAAAGGGGTGAGATTCATCTTCTTATCGGCTTTTGCGGTGAGAAATTTAGCCCAAAAATGCTAGATAAGAAAGATCACAGAAGAGTAAAAAAATACCCAAATTTAATAAAACAAAACTCATTTAAAATATCTCGCTACTTAAAATTTAAAGCAAAGATGCGAGGTAAAATCTGTCTTTCTCATAAAGAAAATATCGCAGTTTTAGCCATTTCAAAAGAAAAGATTGGAGTCGAAAATTTAAAAAAGAAATTTTAGCTCTAAAATCAATGAAGGATTTTAAGAAATTTATGCTTGATGAAAATGCAAGTGTGGCTTACGCGAGCGGCTTTGTAAAAGGGGCGCAAAGTGATGAGGTGCTGAAGCGCCACAACGCTTTTATCCTAAATTTTGCTGACTCGCTAAATGAGAGCCTAACTCAGGCAAAAGAGCTTGCTCTAAAGCTAAAAATAGCAGCACTTGTGATCGCGTTTTTACTGCTATGGTTTTTATTTTAGTGCGCTTATCTCGGCACCTGTGATGGGCATCATCATCCTTGGTGTGCTTCTTATGCTCTTTATTTTTGCTATTTTTGGCATAAATTTAAGCATTTTTGGTGTATTTGGGCTAATCCTTGCAAGCGCTGTTGGGATTGATTACATGATATTTGCGCTAAATAATAGCCTTAGCGAAAAAGAGCGAATTTATGGGATATTTTGCGCATTTATTACGAGTTTTATCTCGTTTTTCACACTCTCGTTTAGCCAGACCGCCGCTCTTAGCGTCTTTGGACTAAGTGTTAGCCTTTGCGTGCTGATATATGGGCTATGTGCTAGCGTTTTATCTTGTAAAAATATAAAAATTTAGCTTTGTTTTTATGCCACAAGCGTTTTGGCTAGCTCGGGGCTTTGATGGTTTTTGTTATTTTAACTCATTAAATTTCGCGTAGGGGGGGGTTTATAAAAGATAAAATTTATGCGAAAAATATCTCACTTTTTAGGCGAAGCAAGCATAGATAGGCACTTAGCACGCTTTGCTCTCTTACGTAGTTGCGCTCCCCTTTTAAAAGAAGCCTCTCAACCTCGATGTTACCGTCTCTATCGCCAGCCGCAACATATACTGTGCCAACTGGCTTGCTAGCTGTGCCACCACCTGGTCCTGCTATACCGCTAATAGCAAGTGCAAAGTCCGCATTTGTCGTGCTTAGCGTGCCTTTTACCATCGCTTTTACGCAAGGCTCGCTCACAGCTCCGTAAGTATCTAAAATTTCATCCTCAACGCCTAGCCACTCGTGCTTTATGTGGTTTGCGTAGGTTACTAACGAGCCATCAAAGCTAGCTGAGATGCCGCCATATCTTGCAAATTTAGCTGCCGCCAGCCCAGCCGTGCAAGACTCGGCAAATGAAATTTTAAGCCCCTTTTGCATGAGCCTCTTTGCTACAAATTCGATCACATCTTTTTGCGGGATAAATTTTTGCGAAAATAGCGTTTTTACACCTTGTAAAAAGCTCTCGATCTGGCCAAATTTATTACTTTTTGCCCTTACTAGTATCAAATTTGGCAGGATCTGCGCAAGGGTGATATCGACCTCGTAAGTTTTAGCAAGTGGCAGCATAAGGATCTTAGCACTATCAGCGTCAATGTCTATTAGGTGAAAGTAGCTAAAATCAGGCTCGTACTCGGTAAGAAACTCGCCTAGCTCTTCATTTGGATTAGCTTTTATGAGATTTATCTGAGCGTTATTTAGGCTTGCTAAAAAGCTATTTTTAGAGTAGTCTAAGCTATCTTTAAGTGCAAGTGTTGTGCTATCTTTTAGCTCAAGCGAGCCCCCTGTTAGCGTCGCTATGATCTTTGCGGCGATGGCAAAATTTTCATCTGAGCCAAAAATGCTTACAAAGTCGTAATCTTTTGATAAATTTTCGATGATAAAAGGTAGCTCTTTGCTATTTTTTGGAGCAAAACTGACAACTCCAAGCTCGCCAAAATGATCCTCGTAACTTTGAAAAATGTAGTTTAGAAATTCTCTATTTATCTCAAGATCTTCGCCTATTATCAAGATACTTTGTCTCATTTTTAAGCTCCTTTTTTTGCCTCATTATACTATTTTTCAGTGTGATTTAACCAGCACAGGTGTAAAATTAGCAAATTTTAAAATCAAGGTAAAAAATGGACTACAAAGAGACACTTTTACTCCCAGAGACAAATTTCCCGATGCGCGGAAATCTCCCACAAAATGAACCACAAAGACTAAAATCATGGTACGAAGACCGCAAGGTTTATGAAAAAATGAAGAAAAACCGCCAAAATGCGGCTAAAAGCTTCAACATCCACGACGGCCCTCCGTATGCAAACGGACACCTACATATCGGCCACGCGTTAAATAAAATTTTAAAAGATATCATCACAAAAACGCACTATTTTTACGGCGAAAACGTCCGCTACGTGCCAGGCTGGGACTGCCACGGCTTGCCGATCGAGCAGCAAGTAGAAGTTAAGCTTGGCGATAAGAAAAAAGAGCTTAGCAAGGTCGAGATCAGGGAGCTTTGCAGACAGCACGCGAGAGAATTTATAGACATTCAACGCAATGAGTTTAAAACTCTTGGCATCATCGGCGACTTTGAAAATCCATACATGACGATGAAATTTGAGTTTGAGGCTGACATCTACAAAGCACTTTGCGAGATCGCTAAAAAGGGCCTTTTGGTAGAGAGAAGCAAGCCAGTTTACTGGAGCTGGGCGGCTAGATCGGCACTGGCTGAAGCTGAGGTCGAGTACGAGGAGAAAGAGGACTATTCTATTTACGTAGCGTTTGAGCTTGATAGCGACGCACTAGAAAAGCTTGGTGTAAAAGAGGCGAGTGCAGTTATCTGGACGACCACGCCTTGGACACTTCCGGCAAATCAAGCTATCAGCCTAAATCCAGATGAAATTTACGTTCTAACGGCTGAAAATTTAATCTTTGCAAAGCCACTACTTGAGAGTATCATGAAGAGTGGACTAAGCAAAGGTGAGATCAAAAAAGAGTTTAAAGCAAGCCTGCTTGAAAAGGCTCACGCGATAAATCCACTAAACGGCAGAAAGTCTAAAATTTTACTAGGCGATCACGTCATGATGGACGGCGGTACTGGACTTGTTCACACAGCTCCAGGACACGGCGAGGACGACTACTACGTCTGCTTAAAATATGGCTTTAGTGAAATTTTGATGCCAGTTGATGATGGTGGCTGCTACGATGAAAGCATAAAACATCACGGACTATTTAGAAGTGACGTGGTAGATGAGTTTGTCGGTATGCACATCTTTAAAGCAAATGAGAAAATTTTAGAGCTACTTGGCAAAAATTTACTTAGCGTCTCTAAATTTAGACACTCTTATCCTTTCTGCTGGAGAACGCACAAGCCTGTTATCTATAGAGCGACAAAGCAGTGGTTTATAGCTATGGACGAGCCAAAACTAGGTGGCAAAACGCTTAGACAAACAGCACGTGCAGAGCTTGAAAAGGTTAAATTCTACCCAAGCGTTGGCATAAAAAGAATAGGCTCTATGATAGAAAATCGCCCAGACTGGTGTATCTCTCGTCAGCGTGACTGGGGCGTGCCGATCGCATTTTTTAGAGATAAAGCGACAAAAGAAGTTATATTTGATAGTGAAATTTTAGACCACATCGTGGCTATCTTTAAAGAAAAAGGCGCTGATGCGTGGTGGGCGCTAAGCATAGACGAGCTTTTGCCAAAGGGCTCAAAATACAAGGCTGAAAATTTAGAAAAAGTGATGGATATCCTTGACGTTTGGTTTGACAGCGGCTCGACATGGCATGCGGTCTTGCAAAGCGACAACTACGATGCTGGCAAATACCCTGCAAGCATGTATCTAGAGGGTTCAGACCAGCACCGTGGCTGGTTTCAAAGCTCGCTTCTAGTAAGCACAGCTATAAATTCTCACGCACCTTATGAGAGCATCCTAACTCACGGCTTTACAGTCGATGCTAAGGGTGAGAAGATGAGCAAGAGCAAGGGCAACGTCATCGCTCCACAAGACGTGGCCAAAACTCACGGCGTAGAAATTTTACGCCTTTGGGTTGGCATGAGTGATTACTCAAGTGACCTAAAAATAAGCGAAGATATATTAAAGCAAATCAGCGAGCAATACCGCAAAATCCGCAACACAATCCGCTTTTTACTAGCAAACGTAAATGACCTAGAAAGCCTAAATACAGAATTTAACATCCTTGATAAGTGGATCTTAGCACGCGCTAAAAAGGTCTTTGATGAGACGAGCGCTTGCTTTAGAAACTACGACTTTTCAAAGGGCTTTAACATCCTTTTAAATTTCCTATCGGCCGATCTTAGCGGCGTATATCTTGATGTTTGTAAAGATAGACTCTACTGCGACGCAAAAGACGCCCCAAGAAGAAGATCAGCTCAAAGCGCAATGGCGATTATCACAAAGGCACTTTTGCCACTCATCGCTCCAACGCTTACTTACACTGTCGATGAGGTGATGGACTACGCTCCGAAAATCATCAAAGGCGACGCAAAAGACGCGTTTGATCTAGTCTATGAGCCAATCAAATTTGACCTTAGCTTTGAAGATGAGCTGCTTTTTGCCAGCAGGGAGAAATTTAACGAGATCGTAGATGTTCTTAAGAAAGACAAAAAGATAAAATCAACCCTAGAGCTAAGCCTAGAGACCACAAACCACAACATCACAAGCTACGACGAGCGCGAAGTGGCCGATCTTTACATGGTAAGCTCAGTTAGATCTTACGATGATAGCGAGCCATTAGCCGAGTTTGAGCTTGAGAATGATAAATTTAAGATCATAGCAAGCAACCTTCACAAATGCCCAAGATGCTGGAAATTTAACGCTAGCAAAGAAGACGCGCTATGCCCAAGATGCGAAGAGGTCATAAGTGCTAAGTGAGCCAGTAAGCGTAAGCATCATAGTCACAACGATCGCTGCGGTGGTCGTTGTTAGCTTGTTTGGCATATTTTTGGTTAATAAATTTAAAGGATAAAAATAGTGGTAACTTTAAAAGAAGCTTTAAAATTTTCAGCTGAAGAGATAAAAAAATTACGAGCTGAACTTGAGGCAAAGATCATAAAAGAAAAAGAGCTTGGCGCTTATGTCGAGCAGCTAGCAAATTTAGAGATCGCAAAACTAGGCGAGGGCGTACCTATCGCTATAAAAGATAACATCCAGGTAAAAGGCTGGAATGTAACAAGCGCTTCAAAAATTTTGCAAGGCTATGTGGCACCATATAATGCAACTGTCATTGAGAAGCTACTTAGTAAAAATTTAGCTCCATTTGGCCGCACAAATATGGACGAATTTGCGATGGGAAGTACGACTGAGAGCTCATTTTACGGCAAAACACTAAACCCACTAAATCACGCTCACGTCCCAGGTGGCAGTAGCGGTGGCTCAGCAGCAGCAGTCGCAGCCGGCCTTGCAGTAGCCGCACTTGGTAGCGATACTGGTGGCTCGATCCGCCAGCCAGCGGCATTTTGTGGATGCGTAGGACTTAAGCCAACTTACGGCAGAGTGAGCAGATATGGCCTTGGTGCCTACTCAAGCAGCCTTGATCAGATAGGGCCGATCGCTCAAAACGTAGAAGATGCAGCCATTTTATATGACGCGATCGCTGGACACGACCCAAAAGATAGCACGAGTGCAGATGTGCCGTTTGTGAGCGTTAGTGACAAGATAGATGGCAACAAAAAACTAAAAATTTGTGTCATCAAAAACTACGTAGAAAACGCAAGCGAGCAGACAAAAGCTGCTTTAAATTTAGCTATAGAGAAGCTAAAATCACACGGCCACAGCGTAGCTTACACAAATTTTGAAGACTCAAAATATGACGTCGCAGCCTACTACATCATTGCAACCGCAGAGGCAAGCGCAAATTTAAGCCGCTACGATGGCGTGAGATACGGCAGACGTGCAGATGCTAAAAATTTAAAAGAACTATATGTAAATTCACGCTCAGAGGGCTTTGGCGAAGAGGTAAAAAGGAGAATTTTACTTGGTACATTTGTGCTAAGTAGCGGATACTACGATGCTTACTACATCAAAGCGCAAAAAGCAAGAGCGCATATAAAAGCTCAGTATGAGAAAATTTTAGAAGAAAACGATCTCATCTTCATGCCAGTTGCCCCAAGCACAGCTTATAAATTTGGAGCACACAGCGATCCGCTTCAAGCCTATCTAAGCGATATCTACACGATTAGCGTAAATTTAGCAGGCCTACCAGCTATCTCTGTGCCAGTTGGCAAAGATGATCAAAATTTAAACGTGAGCGCCCAGCTCATCGCAAAAGCGTGGAACGAACAGACCTTGATAAATGGTGCCAAGAGCTTAGAAAATTTAATAAAAGGATAAAAATATGAAGATAGTAAAGAGAGCTTTAACATTTGAGGATGTGCTTCTTGTGCCGCAGTACTCTGAAATTTTGCCAAAGCAAGTTGATGTCAAAACCAGGATCAGCAAAAACGTCACGCTAAATATCCCGATCGTCTCTGCTGCGATGGATACAGTGACTGAGCATAGAACTGCTATTATGATGGCGAGGCTCGGCGGTATCGGCGTAATACATAAAAATATGGACATCGAGAGCCAAGCAAAAGAGGTCAAACGCGTCAAAAAAAGCGAAAGTGGCGTCATCATCGATCCTATATTTATAAATCCAGAAGCGACCGTGGCTGAAGCTCTAAGCCTTATGTCAGATCTTCATATTTCAGGCGTTCCAGTCATCGACAAGGACCGTAAACTAATAGGAATTTTAACAAATCGCGATCTTAGATTTGAAACAAATATGAGCACTTTGGTAAAAGACCGCATGACAAAAGCACCGCTCATCACTGCACCAAAAGGTTGCACACTTGATGATGCGGAGAAAATTTTCTCTCAAAATAGAGTTGAGAAGCTACCTATCGTCGATAAAGATGGCAGACTTGATGGGCTTATCACCATAAAAGACCTAAAAAAACGTAAAGAGTATCCAAATGCAAACAAAGATAGCTACGGCAGACTTCGCGTGGCTGCGGCTATTGGCGTGGGTCAGATTGACCGTGCTAAAGCACTAGTTGATGCTGGCGTAGACGTCATTGTCATCGACTCGGCTCACGGCCACTCAAAGGGTATCATTGATACTTTAAAAGAGGTGAAAGCAAATTTCAAGGTTGACGTTGTAGCTGGTAATATCGCAAACCCAGCGGCCGTAAAAGACCTAGCAGAAGCAGGCGCAGACGGCATAAAAGTGGGCATTGGACCAGGATCTATTTGTACCACAAGGATCGTTGCTGGCGTTGGCGTGCCTCAAATTTCAGCGATTGATGACTGCGCAAGCGAAGCAGCGAAATATGGCATCCCAGTTATTGCTGATGGCGGTTTAAAATACTCAGGCGACGTGGCAAAAGCCCTTGCGACAGGCGCTGCTTGCGTTATGGCAGGAAGCTTGCTAGCAGGTTGCGAAGAGAGTCCAGGTGAACTTATAACATACCAAGGTCGCCAGTACAAAGTATATCGTGGCATGGGCTCAATAGGCGCTATGACAAAGGGCAGTTCGGACCGCTACTTCCAAGAGGGCACCGCTCAAGACAAGCTTGTGCCTGAAGGCATCGAAGGCCGTGTGCCATTTGCTGGCAGCATAAAAGATGTGATACATCAGCTAATAGGCGGCCTAAGAAGCGCTATGGGCTATGTTGGCGCAAAAGATATCCCAACTCTTCAAGAAAGAGCTGAATTTGTCGAGATAACAAGCGCTGGACTAAAAGAGAGCCACGTCCACGACGTAGTTATCACTCACGAGGCACCAAACTACAAAGTTAATTAGTGTTAAATCTGCAAACTAGAACTATTAAATTTAACGAGCCACTCTATCTTGAGAGTGGCCGTATACTATCAAATTTCAAGCTTATTTATGAGACTTACGGCACACTAAATGCTGATAAAAGCAACGTTATCGTGATCTGTCACGCCCTAACTGGCTCGCACCACGCAGCTGGCACCTACGCAGGCGATGAGAAAGCTGGCTGGTGGGACGGGCTAATAGGCAGCAAAAAGGCGGTCGATACCGATAAATTTTACGTTATCTGCGTAAATATTTTAGGCTCATGCTTTGGCTCGACCTCGCCGCTAAGCGTTGATAGAAGTAGCGGCAAAGAGTATAGGCTAAATTTTCCAGTCCTTGCCATAAGCGACGTGGTAAAGGCGCAAATGAGGTTATTTAGCGAGCTTGGCATCACAAGGGCAAGAGCCGTGATAGGTGGCAGTCTTGGCGGTA is a window of Campylobacter concisus DNA encoding:
- a CDS encoding LemA family protein, giving the protein MKNLIAVIIVIAALAFGAFKYINSFVALDENVNAKWSQVLNQYKRRAELVPNLVETVKGYAAHEQKIFEDVANARSKSMQVSVDASGLSDEAKMKEFMTAQSSFGLALGRLMAVSENYPELKANQNFLSLQSQLEGTQNRISVAMHDYIEAVKEYNVALRSFPNKFIASAFYPELKPKQNLEISNEEKINPKVSFEK
- a CDS encoding TPM domain-containing protein, yielding MKKIFALLFFTFCFCFAINFKEQINDEAQIFSKNEKAELLNLVQNYEQNSTTQIAIVTLKSLENKSIEEISLEVARGYKLGQKQSSNGVLLIIAPNERKVRIEVGYGLEGVLTDAISSQIINDVIVPKFKQGDMGGGVINGIRAIIKVASGEEFESMSDDEEIPFGIVAFFAGMISCFISGFLGKFFMRIGFSACFAGLTSTVFEQFFGVQNYFIVFAIVFIIFFIILKNAFKKNTQSKNAHSGFRRDRSDSNSSGSGHSSSSRGGGFSGGGGGFGGGGASGSW
- a CDS encoding ABC transporter substrate-binding protein, with the protein product MLASELLKSHFAKFDLVAVLSKFLEQSHFNREKFDLLKQNNFKNLDKNIKQEIVGTTGFKEFFDDKFQSFLCELMQSKVLIVSGKEYKFSELEIYTCFDANTYKRQCEAGEIYFHNFGFDISFKSEPSLYGGILVRSLKPLNGQNFIFGPRKCALHILNSKISNLNFDLKEVDFRKDEITFTSRIRSFSDKNQQENDCLRAFTAEFEKALELDENYKKRLNAYKKG
- a CDS encoding CinA family protein, producing MRQSILIIGEDLEINREFLNYIFQSYEDHFGELGVVSFAPKNSKELPFIIENLSKDYDFVSIFGSDENFAIAAKIIATLTGGSLELKDSTTLALKDSLDYSKNSFLASLNNAQINLIKANPNEELGEFLTEYEPDFSYFHLIDIDADSAKILMLPLAKTYEVDITLAQILPNLILVRAKSNKFGQIESFLQGVKTLFSQKFIPQKDVIEFVAKRLMQKGLKISFAESCTAGLAAAKFARYGGISASFDGSLVTYANHIKHEWLGVEDEILDTYGAVSEPCVKAMVKGTLSTTNADFALAISGIAGPGGGTASKPVGTVYVAAGDRDGNIEVERLLLKGERNYVREQSVLSAYLCLLRLKSEIFFA
- the ileS gene encoding isoleucine--tRNA ligase, whose protein sequence is MDYKETLLLPETNFPMRGNLPQNEPQRLKSWYEDRKVYEKMKKNRQNAAKSFNIHDGPPYANGHLHIGHALNKILKDIITKTHYFYGENVRYVPGWDCHGLPIEQQVEVKLGDKKKELSKVEIRELCRQHAREFIDIQRNEFKTLGIIGDFENPYMTMKFEFEADIYKALCEIAKKGLLVERSKPVYWSWAARSALAEAEVEYEEKEDYSIYVAFELDSDALEKLGVKEASAVIWTTTPWTLPANQAISLNPDEIYVLTAENLIFAKPLLESIMKSGLSKGEIKKEFKASLLEKAHAINPLNGRKSKILLGDHVMMDGGTGLVHTAPGHGEDDYYVCLKYGFSEILMPVDDGGCYDESIKHHGLFRSDVVDEFVGMHIFKANEKILELLGKNLLSVSKFRHSYPFCWRTHKPVIYRATKQWFIAMDEPKLGGKTLRQTARAELEKVKFYPSVGIKRIGSMIENRPDWCISRQRDWGVPIAFFRDKATKEVIFDSEILDHIVAIFKEKGADAWWALSIDELLPKGSKYKAENLEKVMDILDVWFDSGSTWHAVLQSDNYDAGKYPASMYLEGSDQHRGWFQSSLLVSTAINSHAPYESILTHGFTVDAKGEKMSKSKGNVIAPQDVAKTHGVEILRLWVGMSDYSSDLKISEDILKQISEQYRKIRNTIRFLLANVNDLESLNTEFNILDKWILARAKKVFDETSACFRNYDFSKGFNILLNFLSADLSGVYLDVCKDRLYCDAKDAPRRRSAQSAMAIITKALLPLIAPTLTYTVDEVMDYAPKIIKGDAKDAFDLVYEPIKFDLSFEDELLFASREKFNEIVDVLKKDKKIKSTLELSLETTNHNITSYDEREVADLYMVSSVRSYDDSEPLAEFELENDKFKIIASNLHKCPRCWKFNASKEDALCPRCEEVISAK
- the gatA gene encoding Asp-tRNA(Asn)/Glu-tRNA(Gln) amidotransferase subunit GatA, with product MVTLKEALKFSAEEIKKLRAELEAKIIKEKELGAYVEQLANLEIAKLGEGVPIAIKDNIQVKGWNVTSASKILQGYVAPYNATVIEKLLSKNLAPFGRTNMDEFAMGSTTESSFYGKTLNPLNHAHVPGGSSGGSAAAVAAGLAVAALGSDTGGSIRQPAAFCGCVGLKPTYGRVSRYGLGAYSSSLDQIGPIAQNVEDAAILYDAIAGHDPKDSTSADVPFVSVSDKIDGNKKLKICVIKNYVENASEQTKAALNLAIEKLKSHGHSVAYTNFEDSKYDVAAYYIIATAEASANLSRYDGVRYGRRADAKNLKELYVNSRSEGFGEEVKRRILLGTFVLSSGYYDAYYIKAQKARAHIKAQYEKILEENDLIFMPVAPSTAYKFGAHSDPLQAYLSDIYTISVNLAGLPAISVPVGKDDQNLNVSAQLIAKAWNEQTLINGAKSLENLIKG
- the guaB gene encoding IMP dehydrogenase; translated protein: MKIVKRALTFEDVLLVPQYSEILPKQVDVKTRISKNVTLNIPIVSAAMDTVTEHRTAIMMARLGGIGVIHKNMDIESQAKEVKRVKKSESGVIIDPIFINPEATVAEALSLMSDLHISGVPVIDKDRKLIGILTNRDLRFETNMSTLVKDRMTKAPLITAPKGCTLDDAEKIFSQNRVEKLPIVDKDGRLDGLITIKDLKKRKEYPNANKDSYGRLRVAAAIGVGQIDRAKALVDAGVDVIVIDSAHGHSKGIIDTLKEVKANFKVDVVAGNIANPAAVKDLAEAGADGIKVGIGPGSICTTRIVAGVGVPQISAIDDCASEAAKYGIPVIADGGLKYSGDVAKALATGAACVMAGSLLAGCEESPGELITYQGRQYKVYRGMGSIGAMTKGSSDRYFQEGTAQDKLVPEGIEGRVPFAGSIKDVIHQLIGGLRSAMGYVGAKDIPTLQERAEFVEITSAGLKESHVHDVVITHEAPNYKVN